In Vibrio celticus, one genomic interval encodes:
- the ygjJ gene encoding protein YgjJ: MKSSFTKTTLITSCILAALTANAHADETAANHSDTQPPKTETLFNFYGELGLGGHVALEGDDKGRYADGTYIEAGLAIEHGNWFGLAYMEGWTVQADDEGNAWATGHGWGGFEGGFNRFYAGYRTDAKTEFIVGRMDSSLDDVQWWGDPTVEYGYAISNTRDVHVGVKIQNLEGKLRYSVSFAPESDFSEDDALIHFGKYDNFADQWKDKNAMVNGYLQYDLTDDLTLMGGGEVRNNDGGELLLLGAEYKNFATRIWHDTDKGNQESFGSESGIQTSAWYEAAQGVYLSAAYNYANFDGDNGDKEITSYINAGVWYEYGNGTFATAFDSRFGVGSDTEIGDAQVFAMQYFYW, from the coding sequence ATGAAAAGTAGTTTTACTAAAACCACTCTTATTACAAGCTGTATCCTTGCTGCTCTAACGGCTAATGCCCACGCTGATGAAACAGCCGCTAACCACAGCGACACTCAGCCCCCTAAAACAGAAACCCTATTTAACTTCTATGGTGAGCTTGGCCTTGGTGGTCACGTTGCACTAGAAGGCGACGACAAAGGCCGTTATGCAGACGGTACTTACATCGAAGCAGGCTTGGCTATCGAGCACGGAAATTGGTTCGGTCTTGCTTACATGGAAGGCTGGACAGTACAAGCTGACGACGAAGGCAATGCTTGGGCAACTGGCCATGGCTGGGGCGGCTTCGAAGGTGGCTTTAACCGCTTTTACGCTGGCTACCGCACCGACGCTAAAACAGAATTTATTGTTGGTCGTATGGACTCTTCATTGGATGACGTTCAATGGTGGGGTGACCCTACCGTCGAGTACGGCTACGCGATCTCAAACACGCGTGACGTGCATGTTGGTGTGAAGATCCAAAACCTAGAAGGCAAGCTACGCTACAGCGTTTCTTTCGCGCCAGAATCTGACTTCTCTGAAGACGATGCACTGATTCACTTCGGTAAATACGACAACTTTGCAGACCAATGGAAAGATAAGAACGCCATGGTCAACGGTTACCTCCAATACGATCTGACCGATGATTTAACCCTAATGGGTGGCGGTGAAGTGCGTAACAACGATGGCGGTGAACTATTGCTATTGGGTGCTGAATACAAAAACTTCGCTACGCGTATTTGGCACGACACCGATAAAGGTAACCAAGAGTCTTTCGGTAGCGAATCAGGCATTCAAACCAGTGCTTGGTACGAAGCGGCTCAGGGCGTTTACCTTTCGGCAGCCTACAACTACGCAAACTTTGATGGTGACAACGGCGACAAAGAAATCACCTCTTACATCAACGCGGGCGTTTGGTACGAATACGGCAACGGCACATTTGCGACTGCTTTCGATAGCCGCTTTGGCGTAGGCAGCGACACTGAAATCGGCGACGCACAAGTGTTCGCAATGCAATACTTCTACTGGTAA
- the ebgA gene encoding beta-galactosidase subunit alpha, with protein MNNWENFLNLHENRMAPRAYFFSYASEKNAKTFQRELSSHFQLLSGQWNFSYFTNPRLVPEEFYSQEMSNWGNITVPNMWQMEGHGDLQYTDEGFPFPIDVPFVPSDNPTGAYQRSFFLGESWDEKQTIIKFDGVETYFEVYVNGEYVGFSKGSRLTAEFDISSQVTAGNNLLSIRVMQWADSTYIEDQDMWWTGGIFRDVYLVGKEQLHIQDVTVRTDFDDAYQSATLSCKVELENLAAAANATLEYALLDGSQVISQGSVDNLTVPNQQTGGNADTQFSIDVVNPVQWNAENPYLYQLLLTLKDADGKVLEVIPQRVGFRDIKVRDGLFYINNKYVMLHGVNRHDNDHLKGRAVGMDRVEKDLVLMKQHNINSVRTAHYPNDPRFYELCDIYGLFVMGETDVETHGFANVGDLSRITNDAAWEAVFVERIERHIHAQKNHPSIIMWSLGNESGYGCNIRSMYDAAKAIDDTRLVHYEEDRDAEVVDIISTMYSRAQLMNAFGEFPHEKPRIICEYAHAMGNGPGGLTEYQNVFYKHDAIQGHYVWEWCDHGILARDEAGTEFYKYGGDYGDYPNNYNFCMDGLIYPDQTPGPGLKEYKQVIAPVKLRDFDAQTGTFTVDNKLWFSNIDDYTITAEIRAEGETIAVQHIKVEELAENSSRELTLNLPQLDAREVFVNFTVRKDSRTSYSEANHDIAVYQFQVKENTAQLEAFTNNNATALNVEESRLAYLIKGHNFALNFSKVNGKLTSWLVNGEELIKSEPKLNFFKPMIDNHKQEHDGYWEPAHLQIMQEHFRTLNVEENNGKIEITTTSIVAPPVFDFGMRCEYRYQISAEGQLNVELSGERYGDYPHVIPVIGLDMGINGDFDQVQYYGRGPEENYQDSKQANMIDVYQSTVAEMFENYPFPQNNGNRQHVRWAALSSRAGNGIAVKPQQEINFSAWFYTNQNLHQAQHTIELEKSGYITLNLDHQVMGLGSNSWGSEVLDSYRVYMDEFRYGLTLIPFQAGDCDAQHLINHNFGDEFFTANTPTTQPQQNEA; from the coding sequence GTGAACAACTGGGAAAACTTCCTGAACTTACATGAGAACCGTATGGCACCGCGTGCATACTTCTTCTCGTACGCATCAGAAAAAAATGCAAAAACGTTTCAGCGTGAACTGAGCAGCCACTTCCAACTATTGAGTGGTCAATGGAATTTCAGCTATTTCACCAACCCGCGATTGGTTCCTGAAGAGTTCTATTCTCAGGAAATGAGCAACTGGGGTAACATCACGGTTCCAAACATGTGGCAAATGGAAGGCCACGGCGATCTTCAATACACAGATGAAGGTTTCCCATTCCCAATTGATGTGCCTTTCGTACCATCAGACAACCCAACCGGCGCATACCAACGCTCTTTCTTCCTTGGCGAAAGCTGGGACGAAAAACAAACCATCATCAAATTTGATGGCGTTGAAACTTACTTCGAAGTTTACGTAAACGGCGAATATGTAGGTTTCAGCAAAGGTAGCCGCCTAACCGCTGAGTTCGATATCTCTAGCCAGGTAACAGCAGGCAACAACCTACTTTCTATTCGTGTGATGCAGTGGGCCGATTCAACCTACATTGAAGACCAAGACATGTGGTGGACGGGCGGTATCTTCCGTGACGTTTACCTCGTAGGTAAAGAACAGCTGCACATTCAAGACGTTACCGTTCGCACTGATTTCGACGACGCTTACCAAAGCGCTACCCTGTCGTGCAAAGTGGAACTAGAAAACCTAGCAGCAGCGGCAAACGCAACCCTTGAGTACGCATTGCTTGATGGCAGCCAAGTTATCTCGCAAGGCTCAGTAGATAACCTAACTGTTCCTAACCAACAGACTGGCGGCAATGCCGATACTCAATTCTCTATCGATGTAGTGAACCCTGTTCAATGGAACGCTGAAAACCCATACCTTTACCAACTGCTGCTGACGCTGAAAGACGCTGACGGCAAAGTGTTAGAAGTGATCCCACAACGCGTTGGTTTCCGCGACATTAAAGTTCGCGATGGTCTGTTCTACATCAACAACAAATACGTGATGCTTCACGGCGTGAACCGCCACGACAACGACCACCTAAAAGGTCGTGCTGTTGGGATGGATCGCGTAGAGAAAGACTTAGTGTTGATGAAGCAACACAACATCAACTCAGTACGTACAGCGCACTACCCGAACGACCCACGTTTCTACGAACTGTGTGATATCTACGGTCTGTTCGTGATGGGCGAAACCGATGTTGAAACACACGGTTTTGCTAACGTTGGCGACTTAAGCCGCATCACTAACGATGCAGCATGGGAAGCTGTGTTTGTTGAGCGTATCGAGCGTCATATTCACGCTCAAAAGAACCACCCTTCTATCATCATGTGGTCACTGGGTAACGAGTCTGGTTACGGCTGCAACATCCGTTCTATGTACGATGCAGCAAAAGCAATTGATGACACGCGTTTGGTTCACTACGAAGAAGACCGTGACGCTGAAGTGGTCGACATCATTTCAACCATGTACTCACGCGCTCAATTGATGAATGCCTTCGGTGAATTCCCACACGAAAAGCCACGCATCATCTGTGAATACGCACACGCGATGGGTAACGGCCCGGGCGGTTTAACCGAGTACCAAAACGTGTTCTACAAGCACGATGCGATTCAAGGTCACTATGTTTGGGAATGGTGTGACCACGGCATTCTAGCGCGTGATGAAGCAGGCACAGAGTTCTACAAATACGGCGGTGACTACGGTGACTACCCGAACAACTACAACTTCTGCATGGACGGTTTGATCTACCCGGATCAAACGCCAGGCCCAGGCTTGAAAGAGTACAAGCAAGTGATTGCCCCTGTGAAGCTTCGCGATTTCGATGCACAAACGGGCACCTTCACAGTAGACAACAAGCTTTGGTTCTCAAATATCGATGACTACACCATCACTGCGGAAATCCGCGCTGAGGGTGAAACCATTGCCGTACAACACATCAAGGTTGAAGAACTGGCTGAGAACTCTAGCCGTGAACTAACGCTTAACTTGCCACAGCTTGATGCGCGCGAAGTGTTTGTGAACTTTACGGTTCGTAAGGATTCTCGTACTTCATACAGCGAGGCGAACCACGACATCGCGGTTTATCAGTTCCAAGTGAAAGAGAACACAGCACAACTTGAAGCCTTCACGAACAACAATGCAACTGCACTGAATGTTGAAGAGTCTCGCTTAGCTTACCTAATCAAAGGCCACAACTTTGCTCTGAATTTCTCAAAAGTGAACGGCAAGCTGACGTCCTGGTTAGTCAATGGCGAAGAACTGATTAAGTCGGAGCCTAAACTGAACTTCTTCAAGCCAATGATCGATAACCATAAACAAGAGCACGATGGTTACTGGGAGCCTGCACACTTACAGATCATGCAAGAGCACTTCCGCACGCTAAACGTGGAAGAGAACAACGGCAAGATTGAGATCACCACCACCAGTATCGTTGCTCCACCGGTATTCGATTTCGGCATGCGTTGTGAATATCGCTACCAAATCAGTGCCGAAGGCCAACTGAACGTTGAACTGAGCGGCGAGCGTTACGGTGATTACCCTCACGTGATTCCAGTGATTGGTTTAGATATGGGCATCAACGGCGATTTCGACCAAGTTCAATACTACGGCCGCGGCCCTGAAGAGAACTACCAAGACAGCAAGCAAGCCAACATGATTGATGTGTACCAATCAACCGTGGCTGAAATGTTCGAGAACTACCCGTTCCCACAAAACAACGGCAACCGCCAACACGTTCGTTGGGCTGCGCTTTCAAGCCGTGCTGGCAATGGTATTGCGGTGAAACCACAGCAAGAAATCAACTTCAGCGCATGGTTCTACACCAACCAAAACCTGCATCAAGCACAGCATACGATTGAACTAGAGAAGAGCGGTTACATCACCCTAAATCTAGACCACCAAGTGATGGGCCTAGGTTCAAACTCTTGGGGCAGCGAAGTATTGGATTCTTACCGCGTGTACATGGATGAGTTCCGCTACGGCTTAACTCTGATTCCATTCCAAGCAGGCGATTGCGACGCACAACACCTAATCAATCACAACTTTGGTGATGAGTTCTTCACGGCGAATACGCCAACAACTCAACCACAACAGAACGAGGCATAA
- a CDS encoding amino acid permease has protein sequence MSESVRGKLGKFALLSMTFAAVFNVRNIVNNNIELGLSSAPIFLLATLIYFIPFVFIIAEFVSANKNSESGMYDWLKKPLGSKAAYLGSFLYWFVNLFWFVSLLPNVIAYASYAMLGYEYAFSPVVTSAISIALFAAATHISTKGASWLGKIAEIVAYGVFALFAIYVIGALMALGGNHEPVEPITLEAMTPTINWATLGIMCWIFQAAGGAETAAAYLNDVKGGHKSFIKVIIGAGIAIGAMYAVGSLLVNVFVARDELTYAGGMVEIFTGMANYFDISQSLTGRFVGIILFVAMFGSMMMWTAAPVKIHFSEIPKGVYGEKTTELNEHGVPVRAAWWQFAFVFVMLVVNGFGSESVQDMMNTAINLTAGTAMLPPIFIMVAYFVFRLKHDDTPRDFRMGTRVQGMAVVSVLIGIFVVSRTASAFPTGVDLVQAFFINVFMTAVFSGLAWWWISRFEKKQAGKDAKLETAKQS, from the coding sequence ATGTCTGAATCTGTACGCGGTAAGTTAGGCAAATTTGCCCTACTCTCCATGACATTTGCAGCGGTATTTAACGTTCGCAACATCGTAAACAACAACATCGAATTGGGATTGAGTTCAGCCCCTATCTTTTTGCTCGCTACCCTTATTTACTTCATTCCATTCGTGTTCATCATTGCTGAATTCGTATCTGCAAATAAAAATTCTGAGTCAGGCATGTACGACTGGCTTAAAAAACCGCTAGGCTCAAAAGCAGCCTACCTAGGTTCGTTCCTATACTGGTTCGTAAACCTTTTCTGGTTTGTATCTCTGCTACCAAACGTAATCGCTTATGCGTCTTACGCGATGTTGGGCTATGAATACGCCTTCTCGCCAGTCGTCACATCGGCTATCTCGATTGCTCTGTTTGCAGCAGCGACACACATCTCAACCAAAGGCGCGAGCTGGCTAGGTAAGATTGCCGAGATCGTGGCCTACGGCGTATTCGCTCTGTTTGCCATCTACGTTATCGGCGCACTAATGGCACTGGGCGGCAACCATGAACCAGTAGAACCAATCACGCTTGAAGCAATGACACCGACCATCAACTGGGCAACGCTAGGTATCATGTGTTGGATCTTCCAAGCAGCCGGTGGTGCTGAAACCGCAGCCGCTTACCTAAACGATGTTAAGGGAGGTCACAAGTCTTTCATCAAGGTTATCATTGGTGCAGGTATCGCAATCGGCGCAATGTACGCAGTTGGCTCTCTTCTAGTAAACGTATTCGTTGCTCGTGATGAACTGACCTACGCTGGCGGCATGGTTGAAATCTTCACAGGTATGGCAAACTACTTCGACATCTCACAATCTCTAACGGGTCGCTTCGTCGGTATTATCCTATTCGTTGCCATGTTCGGTTCGATGATGATGTGGACAGCAGCTCCAGTAAAAATTCACTTCTCTGAAATTCCTAAAGGTGTTTACGGCGAGAAAACAACAGAGCTTAACGAACACGGCGTGCCAGTACGTGCAGCTTGGTGGCAGTTCGCGTTTGTATTCGTGATGCTTGTGGTTAACGGCTTCGGCTCTGAATCAGTACAAGACATGATGAACACAGCAATCAACCTAACCGCTGGTACCGCAATGCTTCCGCCTATCTTCATCATGGTGGCGTACTTTGTATTCCGTTTGAAGCATGACGACACACCACGTGATTTCCGCATGGGTACTCGAGTTCAAGGTATGGCAGTGGTTTCGGTACTGATTGGTATCTTCGTTGTGAGCAGGACAGCATCGGCATTCCCGACAGGTGTTGACCTTGTTCAAGCCTTCTTCATCAACGTCTTCATGACAGCGGTATTCTCTGGTCTTGCTTGGTGGTGGATCTCTCGCTTTGAAAAAAAGCAGGCAGGTAAAGACGCAAAGCTAGAAACAGCTAAGCAATCGTAG
- a CDS encoding beta-galactosidase subunit beta yields MIVLDNLEQFKVVYRDGRKWQRCVEAIENIGNIKDGVMYSIGDSLAYMIEDGVARNTENFTGNRRYFDVHYYLEGRETVEFADKSQLEQTQAYSDETDREHLLGNGETRELSEGQVAIFDNSKAYRFHGDNRVRKVVLKVTIEDGYFLNK; encoded by the coding sequence ATGATCGTTTTAGACAACCTAGAGCAATTTAAAGTCGTTTACCGCGACGGTCGTAAATGGCAACGCTGTGTAGAAGCGATTGAAAACATCGGCAACATCAAAGATGGCGTGATGTATTCGATTGGTGACTCACTGGCTTACATGATTGAAGACGGTGTGGCTCGTAACACAGAAAACTTCACCGGCAACCGTCGTTACTTTGATGTGCACTACTACTTGGAAGGTCGTGAAACGGTTGAGTTTGCTGATAAGTCTCAACTTGAACAGACCCAAGCTTACAGCGATGAAACCGACCGTGAACACCTACTGGGTAACGGTGAAACTCGTGAGTTATCTGAAGGCCAAGTGGCGATCTTTGATAACAGCAAAGCTTACCGCTTCCACGGTGATAACCGAGTTCGCAAGGTGGTGCTGAAAGTGACCATTGAAGACGGTTACTTCCTTAATAAGTAA
- the ygjK gene encoding alpha-glucosidase: MKLNKSFAAIAIGAALVVTGCSSNTGSEELQASQFKNVIDRTGSPEYMRDYDFDDHQRFNPFFDLGAWHGHLLPDTAEGMGGFPGTALLTEEYINFMADNFDRLSVFKDGKKIEFTMETYSLPGALVQTLKSDDVTVEMTLRFASNRTSLLETKITTDSPVELVWDGELLEKTHAKEGVAQTDKTIAETYPEYDRQIVATDDGLKVTFGKVRSTWGLLTSGESEYQVHKSIPTQTTVDGLAFTSTANIEASTTIYTTYSHVLTAEEAKAEQPEIKKIMANPTDFLAASEARWEGYLEMGLTNPNATPEQERVAVKAMETLNGNWRGAAGAMEFDSVTPSVTARWFSGNQTWPWDTWKQAYAMAHFNPDVAKDNIRAMFAYQIQADDAVRPWDEGYVPDLLAYNLSPERGGDGGNWNERNTKPSLAAWAVMEVYKTTSDEAWLQEMYPKLVAYHDWWLRNRDNNGNGVPEYGAARDKAHNTPEGEMYFTVVRGDKHETVVGQAALDKVIAEGNYDYIESPAQTAASWESGRDDAAAFGFIDKDQLDAYVANGGKRSDWDVEFAQNRAEDGTLLGYSLLQESVDQASYMYSDNKYLAEMADILGKDAEAKEFREKAEHLSNYINTCMFDEGTNFFYDIRIEDKPLANGCAGKPIVERGKGPEGWSPLFNGAATQDHADAVVSVMKDTSEFNTYVPLGTAALSSPAFGPDIYWRGRVWVDQFYFGLKGMDSYGYRDDAIEMAGAFFDHADGLVQDGPIRENYNPLNGEQQGAPNFSWSAAHLYMLYNDFFTDAE; encoded by the coding sequence ATGAAACTGAACAAATCATTCGCAGCTATCGCTATCGGTGCAGCACTTGTTGTTACTGGTTGCTCATCAAATACAGGCTCTGAAGAGCTTCAAGCAAGCCAATTTAAGAACGTTATCGACCGTACTGGCTCACCAGAATACATGCGTGATTACGACTTCGATGACCACCAGCGTTTCAACCCATTCTTCGATTTAGGTGCATGGCACGGTCACCTACTGCCAGACACAGCTGAAGGCATGGGCGGCTTCCCGGGTACTGCTCTGCTTACCGAAGAGTACATCAACTTCATGGCTGACAACTTTGATCGCCTAAGCGTGTTCAAAGACGGAAAAAAAATCGAATTCACGATGGAAACTTACAGCCTACCGGGCGCATTGGTTCAGACACTAAAATCTGACGATGTGACAGTAGAAATGACGCTGCGTTTTGCTTCTAACCGTACCTCTCTGCTAGAGACCAAAATCACCACCGACTCACCGGTTGAATTGGTGTGGGATGGTGAACTACTAGAAAAGACGCACGCCAAAGAAGGCGTGGCACAAACCGACAAAACAATCGCTGAGACTTACCCTGAGTATGACCGTCAAATCGTCGCAACTGACGATGGCTTGAAGGTGACTTTCGGTAAGGTGCGTTCAACGTGGGGTCTACTGACTTCTGGTGAATCTGAATACCAAGTTCACAAGTCGATTCCAACACAAACCACAGTGGATGGTTTAGCGTTTACTTCAACGGCAAACATTGAAGCATCGACCACCATCTACACGACTTACTCGCATGTTCTAACGGCAGAAGAAGCGAAAGCTGAACAGCCAGAAATCAAAAAGATCATGGCAAACCCGACCGACTTCTTAGCCGCATCTGAAGCGCGTTGGGAAGGTTACCTAGAAATGGGCCTGACCAACCCGAATGCAACGCCAGAGCAAGAGCGTGTTGCGGTAAAAGCGATGGAAACCCTAAACGGTAACTGGCGTGGCGCTGCTGGTGCGATGGAGTTTGATTCTGTCACTCCATCGGTAACCGCGCGTTGGTTCTCAGGTAACCAAACTTGGCCTTGGGACACATGGAAACAAGCCTACGCAATGGCTCACTTCAACCCAGACGTAGCGAAAGATAACATCCGTGCAATGTTCGCTTACCAAATCCAAGCCGACGATGCCGTTCGCCCTTGGGATGAGGGCTACGTGCCCGATCTACTCGCTTACAACCTAAGCCCAGAACGTGGCGGCGACGGCGGTAACTGGAATGAGCGTAACACCAAACCAAGCCTAGCAGCATGGGCAGTAATGGAAGTCTACAAGACCACCAGCGACGAAGCTTGGCTACAAGAGATGTATCCAAAGCTCGTGGCATACCATGATTGGTGGCTACGCAACCGTGATAACAACGGCAACGGTGTTCCAGAATACGGCGCAGCACGCGACAAAGCACACAATACACCTGAAGGTGAAATGTACTTCACCGTGGTTCGTGGCGATAAGCACGAAACAGTCGTAGGCCAAGCGGCACTGGATAAAGTGATTGCAGAGGGTAACTACGATTACATCGAGAGCCCCGCACAAACGGCTGCATCTTGGGAATCAGGCCGTGACGATGCAGCCGCATTTGGCTTCATTGATAAAGATCAGCTAGACGCATACGTTGCAAACGGTGGTAAGCGCAGCGATTGGGATGTTGAGTTCGCTCAAAACCGCGCTGAAGACGGCACACTGCTAGGCTACTCGCTACTGCAAGAATCTGTCGACCAAGCAAGCTACATGTACAGCGATAACAAGTACCTAGCAGAAATGGCTGACATTCTAGGTAAAGACGCAGAAGCAAAAGAGTTCCGTGAAAAAGCAGAACACCTATCGAACTACATCAACACTTGTATGTTCGACGAAGGCACTAACTTCTTCTACGACATTCGCATTGAAGACAAACCACTAGCCAATGGCTGTGCAGGTAAACCGATTGTAGAACGTGGTAAAGGCCCTGAAGGGTGGTCACCACTGTTCAATGGCGCAGCAACGCAAGATCACGCTGATGCGGTTGTTTCTGTGATGAAAGATACCTCAGAGTTCAACACCTACGTTCCGCTGGGTACGGCAGCGCTTTCTAGCCCAGCATTTGGCCCAGATATTTACTGGCGTGGACGCGTATGGGTAGACCAGTTCTACTTCGGCCTTAAAGGCATGGACAGCTACGGCTACCGTGATGATGCGATTGAAATGGCAGGCGCGTTCTTTGACCATGCTGATGGGTTAGTTCAAGACGGTCCTATCCGTGAGAACTACAACCCACTAAATGGTGAACAACAAGGCGCACCAAACTTCTCTTGGAGTGCGGCTCACCTGTACATGCTTTACAACGATTTCTTTACTGACGCAGAGTAA
- the ebgR gene encoding transcriptional regulator EbgR, which produces MATLKDIATEANVSLATVSRVLNEDPTLSVKEETKRRIFEIAEKLEYKTSSSRKTVSSKKQNHHFLALYNYKQEAEVNDPYYLSIRHGIETQCEKMEVKLTNCYESKIQINSAPITGVLLVGRMTPEVIEQAKKLSDNICYVDFTDHSEPYDSVDIDLALISKEITNFFINQGYERIGFIGGQDDVNTPDIREVAFAEYGGLKNVVSEQDIYRGDFSSSSGYKLAKQMLATGDYPKAMFIASDSIAIGVLRAVHEHGLNIPEDIALISVNDIPTAKFTFPSLSTVRIHSELMGIQGVNLLIEKVRDGRTIPLRVYVPSKLKLRDTTK; this is translated from the coding sequence ATGGCAACGTTAAAAGATATCGCGACTGAAGCGAATGTATCATTGGCTACAGTTTCAAGGGTTCTCAATGAAGATCCAACATTAAGCGTCAAGGAAGAGACCAAAAGGCGTATCTTTGAAATTGCAGAGAAGTTGGAATACAAAACCAGCAGCTCACGAAAAACCGTTAGCAGTAAAAAACAAAACCATCACTTCCTAGCACTGTATAACTACAAGCAAGAAGCGGAAGTTAACGACCCTTACTATCTATCGATTCGCCACGGGATTGAAACCCAATGTGAAAAGATGGAAGTTAAGCTAACCAACTGTTATGAAAGTAAAATACAGATCAATTCAGCACCAATCACAGGTGTTTTGTTGGTGGGTAGAATGACACCAGAGGTTATCGAGCAAGCTAAAAAGCTGAGCGATAATATCTGTTATGTCGATTTTACCGATCACTCAGAACCTTATGACTCTGTCGATATCGACCTGGCTTTGATCAGCAAAGAGATCACCAACTTCTTTATCAACCAAGGCTATGAGCGCATCGGCTTTATTGGTGGCCAAGACGACGTCAATACCCCTGATATTCGTGAAGTCGCTTTTGCTGAATATGGTGGCCTCAAGAACGTTGTCAGTGAGCAAGACATCTACCGTGGTGACTTCTCTAGCTCATCAGGTTACAAGCTTGCAAAACAGATGCTCGCGACGGGCGACTACCCTAAAGCCATGTTTATTGCGTCAGATTCCATCGCAATTGGCGTTTTACGAGCAGTTCATGAGCACGGATTAAACATTCCTGAAGATATTGCGCTGATCAGTGTAAACGACATCCCAACAGCTAAATTTACCTTCCCATCTTTATCAACGGTTCGTATTCACTCTGAATTGATGGGAATTCAAGGCGTTAATCTGCTGATTGAGAAAGTACGCGACGGCCGAACCATCCCATTACGTGTCTATGTACCAAGCAAACTCAAGCTGCGCGATACAACAAAATAA
- a CDS encoding MATE family efflux transporter, which produces MPNADSTLNKRMGIVALTWPIFIEVLLRTALNTSDVFMLSGYSDKAVSAVGVISQISFFLIIVSTMVSSGTGILIAQYNGASRTQESAHVGVASIILAIIAGVLLSVIAVLVAEYFIPLYQLEPQVEQYAQEYLFISGALTFNVTIGVVLTTILRSHGYSKSPMVINMIAGVINVFGNYCALYQPFGLPVYGVQGVATATVISQVIGMLILIGVVRSKGIDLPVKQFKSVPKAIYQKIIKIGSMNAGEVLSYNMAQISITFFVVQMGTSSLAAFTYAQNIARLSFAFALAIGQGSQIQTGYYIGKGWIDEITKRVQRYFVVGFIASTAITCMVYVFRFEILDLFTQDPEIIALTAALIAGSIILEAGRVFNLIFISCLKAAGDIKFPIKMGILSMWGIGVAMSYLLGVHWGYGVLGAWMAIAMDEWFRGIIMAYRWRAKKWTRFSF; this is translated from the coding sequence ATGCCTAATGCTGATTCCACCCTAAACAAACGTATGGGAATCGTTGCGCTCACCTGGCCAATTTTTATCGAAGTTCTTTTAAGAACCGCACTCAACACCAGTGATGTATTCATGCTATCGGGATACTCGGACAAAGCCGTGTCTGCCGTTGGTGTTATTTCTCAGATATCCTTTTTCCTGATCATTGTTTCGACCATGGTCAGCAGTGGTACGGGTATTTTAATCGCGCAGTACAACGGTGCCTCCCGCACTCAAGAGAGCGCTCACGTGGGTGTAGCAAGTATCATTCTAGCCATTATTGCAGGTGTGCTACTGAGTGTGATTGCCGTTCTTGTTGCTGAATATTTTATCCCGCTTTATCAACTCGAACCTCAAGTTGAACAGTACGCGCAAGAATACCTGTTCATCAGTGGTGCTCTCACCTTCAATGTAACCATAGGTGTGGTTCTCACCACTATTTTGCGCAGTCATGGCTATTCAAAGTCACCGATGGTGATCAACATGATTGCTGGCGTTATCAACGTATTCGGTAACTACTGCGCCTTATATCAACCTTTTGGTTTGCCTGTATACGGCGTGCAAGGGGTTGCGACTGCGACCGTCATTAGCCAAGTGATCGGGATGTTGATCTTGATTGGTGTGGTCAGAAGCAAAGGTATTGATCTACCAGTGAAGCAGTTTAAATCTGTGCCTAAAGCCATCTATCAAAAAATCATTAAGATCGGCTCGATGAACGCAGGAGAAGTGCTCTCTTATAACATGGCTCAGATCAGCATTACCTTCTTCGTGGTGCAGATGGGCACCTCTTCACTGGCTGCGTTTACTTACGCACAAAACATCGCTCGTCTCTCTTTTGCGTTTGCACTGGCAATTGGTCAAGGCAGCCAAATCCAAACTGGCTATTACATTGGTAAGGGTTGGATTGACGAGATCACCAAGCGCGTGCAACGTTACTTTGTGGTTGGCTTTATCGCCTCAACTGCGATTACCTGCATGGTTTATGTGTTCCGTTTCGAAATTCTCGATCTGTTCACGCAAGATCCAGAGATCATTGCGCTAACGGCGGCACTGATTGCAGGTTCCATCATTCTTGAAGCTGGCCGAGTATTTAACCTGATCTTTATCTCTTGTCTAAAGGCCGCTGGCGACATTAAATTCCCGATCAAAATGGGTATTCTCAGCATGTGGGGCATTGGGGTTGCCATGAGCTATTTGCTTGGCGTGCATTGGGGTTATGGCGTATTAGGTGCTTGGATGGCAATCGCGATGGACGAGTGGTTCCGCGGAATCATTATGGCCTATCGCTGGCGAGCTAAGAAATGGACTCGATTCTCTTTTTAG